The genomic segment CCGTTCCGAACGCTCTCGCTTGCCGAACGATCTGATTCACTTGGTCGACGGCTTGCGCAAGAGGCCGATCAGGCAGGAATAGGCTTGACGTACCGCATACGAGCATATCGGCGCCTTGACGGATGACTTCCGGGATGATGGCATGGCTAATGTTGCCGTCTACCTCGATCCTGATATCGCGATTGAGGCGGCTGAGCTTCGCCTTCAGATCGCCGATCTTGCCGAGCGTGCTCGGTATGAACCGTTGTCCGGCGAATCCGGGGTTGACCGTCATCATGCACACGTAATCGAGCGCATCTCCTACATAGTCCAACGCGCAGAGCGGGGTGGACGGATTCAGCGCCACGCCCGCTTTGGCGCCGGAGCCGCGGATCTGCTGCAGCGCCCGTTCCAAATGCACCTTGGATTCCGCGTGGACCGAGATCATGTCCGCTCCCGCTTCGGCGATCGCTCCGAT from the Cohnella hashimotonis genome contains:
- the rpe gene encoding ribulose-phosphate 3-epimerase codes for the protein MVTIGPSVMCADLGRLTENVQELDRAGVDFYHFDIMDGSFVPNIALGPDLIRALRPHTDKPFDVHLMIDEPERFIGAIAEAGADMISVHAESKVHLERALQQIRGSGAKAGVALNPSTPLCALDYVGDALDYVCMMTVNPGFAGQRFIPSTLGKIGDLKAKLSRLNRDIRIEVDGNISHAIIPEVIRQGADMLVCGTSSLFLPDRPLAQAVDQVNQIVRQARAFGTEG